In the Telopea speciosissima isolate NSW1024214 ecotype Mountain lineage chromosome 2, Tspe_v1, whole genome shotgun sequence genome, one interval contains:
- the LOC122650626 gene encoding GDSL esterase/lipase At5g45960-like, whose protein sequence is MEKVRTISITLFFFTLVSVSSFSNLLVVVASSQINPKNYNITAFFVFGDSTLDPGNNDRLTTSLRGDHPPYGRDFKGGIATSRFTYGKLITDIIVSSLGIKDSVPAYLDPNITNHDLLTDVNFSSAGTGLDNMTANLGNVIHMSTQLVEFQKCVARIQATVGNATAADIIQNAIFTIGASTNDMLFNYYDIPTRRVGYSLSGYQDFLLRNLETFVKVRI, encoded by the coding sequence ATGGAGAAAGTACGTACCATTTCTATCACCTTATTCTTCTTCACTCTAGTTAGTGTCTCCTCTTTCTCTAATCTTCTTGTAGTAGTGGCTTCTTCTCAAATTAATCCTAAGAATTACAATATTACTGCTTTCTTTGTTTTCGGTGATTCAACTTTAGACCCAGGCAATAATGACAGATTGACCACCTCACTCCGAGGTGATCATCCACCATATGGCCGTGACTTCAAAGGTGGTATCGCTACCAGCCGTTTCACATATGGAAAACTCATTACGGACATAATTGTTTCGAGTCTAGGGATTAAGGATTCTGTGCCAGCCTACCTTGATCCCAACATCACCAACCACGACTTGCTCACCGATGTCAATTTTTCCTCTGCTGGTACCGGATTGGACAACATGACTGCTAACTTAGGAAATGTAATACACATGTCAACTCAATTGGTTGAGTTCCAAAAATGCGTAGCTCGGATCCAGGCTACAGTAGGCAATGCCACTGCAGCTGATATAATCCAGAATGCCATATTCACAATTGGTGCTTCAACCAACGATATGTTGTTTAACTATTACGATATACCCACAAGGAGGGTGGGGTATTCGTTGTCGGGTTACCAGGATTTCCTTCTCAGAAACCTTGAGACTTTTGTCAAGGTACgtatataa